One Pseudomonadota bacterium genomic window carries:
- a CDS encoding type II toxin-antitoxin system RelE/ParE family toxin translates to MKILQSRSFERNVKKFSKQEKKSLDKQVFKIAENPSVGAEKKGDLRGVYVHKFKIKNTQYLLSYRFIESDLELIMIGPHENYYRDLKNYLKSR, encoded by the coding sequence ATGAAAATTCTTCAGTCCAGATCATTTGAACGAAACGTTAAAAAATTCAGCAAACAAGAAAAAAAGTCGCTGGATAAACAGGTTTTTAAAATTGCCGAAAACCCATCTGTTGGAGCAGAAAAGAAAGGCGACCTCCGTGGGGTATACGTCCACAAATTCAAAATTAAAAACACTCAATACCTACTGTCCTATCGCTTTATTGAAAGTGATCTTGAATTAATAATGATTGGCCCACATGAAAATTACTATAGGGATTTAAAAAACTACCTGAAGTCAAGATAA